In one window of Temnothorax longispinosus isolate EJ_2023e chromosome 11, Tlon_JGU_v1, whole genome shotgun sequence DNA:
- the Vir gene encoding protein virilizer isoform X2, translated as MDNTELLFFDTFSHEISEELNLDLVQFPKPVYISEVRIIPLGARVQADFPGGVRLGATNPSQFEIEFFVNDLSKPGASTFEFLGGLEYKQNIHIQLECERKQIPTDGLVLRGWYTTITLAVYGTLTKSLNNPQEVISSAAGSTACVSSIEENPETAVQIPSEQQSEWYYENQHQTSLSETCVTATPSPQPIQVVEPSRTSTSDTGKTESRQWEEETSNAGEKSSKRPLSPPLESLISLSPESISAEEEEAEQQEASEPETGEPFEPILSDEDIITDDVPSTAEFECEASQIDEIYAMVPPDLLSLEKPENLENTRVNRETLLKIRELLQSLSKSVSHFHNASGQEKETFVHNCETLCAILGPFDSDVNDINDLTDIVNASLDMELARAQPQPAYKVRHVKVGVRLAEALCRLSKGPVILLKVEAPYKLLSLCMRENVALPVKLSALRALDAALISPIIVQEFLKNNLYSNALTMLDSAKLARLKYALSSLFRKVHVYEYLEEIKNFDEFGLAELMNVYVCAPTLMAQPKRQLPAGAQMEFEREHTRNPRAHLVAYFEHHKLAHHLLLALSSPNCDLQMIKLIRRFLLHLSNTKEGLFYLLKEVEVVRLILKALKHDLPGAGRILAWRLQVAQCLIRLRQTSDWTILKRLHSFLIFPDGLHAILTILPLDDFIDILIPFLSDSNLCEFAAEVISAVVRYSDRVEIFQNRAELILDKAREHVILRDVISYLTVAAQASHWDYCDVSPLVTIIRKSAEKAASLPGQLITACRILHYLIFPSNNDVDPLEPYVELKYRNALTQLFAADGLTALVAVMANVSEFYEQPFLHRPALTGRRGMALIALLLPCVKLTRALLERLVKCMATDFKDLTAVVPLLGVYSLIEAIPSNLMVQTLSEEIVGTLLVFTQAVDSDGSGNVAKSLWTQMLGEVLKMISLRPCNFVPGLKLLARLLPPVLTPKETTTEDATRILGLRKLWSAHLQAQAANLTETLRLLCTSWNGDVLLLLSTVCKQLSDLAAPTALLVGRCLLDGILAATPLENNIPILALISDLARHAPMKATLLTLTSPASRAQVKSDQKYPPVIEMMCSTLKSSSDVNVQYEILSIFETLCNCSLSLVQEDNEPLEKRLTHSVPSKEPLLSILAALIDILAISTKFQLDVIENTLHILLSLSNHNYGLYHVKSCLENNPGALRALLDHVSGLEESETNPVVGLTVTFLENLIASDSEARTLHLRAQQLAFLISWEKNDHPLEKLKRAKDLTEILRTSEEKEEKEPIPEMLEPLLPTPEALLNQFSQRCTINNSPVRPKKFAFTANQTQTEDTVDLLALATELLPADFNLLAEAQNLCSKIPPDDATQPLQSKPQDEEQESRTEKQISPMAKSKQPFVTPVRGRTQFANSLRGGPVGGGVGRGSDPFRSRPPNTSRPPSLHVDEFVALETCGAQPTGPTGYNKLNIRGTCPSRAISSGTRSRPWTQEIRPTYLR; from the exons ATGGATAACACCGAATTGCTGTTCTTCGATACATTTTCCCACGAAATTTCAGAG gAATTGAATTTGGACCTGGTGCAATTTCCCAAGCCTGTTTATATTAGCGAAGTAAGAATAATTCCTCTGGGTGCCAGAGTACAGGCAGACTTTCCAGGAGGAGTGCGACTTGG aGCGACCAATCCTTCTCAATTCGAGATCGAGTTTTTCGTGAACGATCTCAGCAAACCTGGAGCCTCCACCTTCGAGTTTTTAGGTGGTTTAGAGTACAAGCAGAACATCCACATCCAACTGGAATGCGAACGGAAACAAATACCAACGGATGGGTTGGTGCTGAGAGGATGGTATACCACCATAACGTTGGCGGTGTACGGTACCCTAACCAAATCACTGAACAATCCCCAGGAAGTCATCAGTTCGGCAGCTGGCTCCACCGCTTGCGTCAGCTCCATAGAAGAAAATCCTGAAACTGCTGTGCAAATTCCTTCCGAGCAGCAGTCTGAATGGTATTACGAGAATCAGCATCAAACGAGTTTATCG GAAACATGCGTAACGGCAACTCCATCGCCACAACCGATCCAGGTGGTTGAACCGTCCAGGACGTCTACATCGGACACAGGAAAGACGGAATCGAGACAATGGGAAGAAGAGACGTCCAACGCAGGCGAAAAATCGTCGAAGCGACCTTTGTCTCCTCCTCTCGAATCCCTGATCTCTCTGAGTCCCGAGTCCATCTCCgccgaagaagaagaagcggaGCAGCAAGAAGCTAGCGAGCCGGAAACTGGCGAGCCTTTCGAGCCGATATTATCGGACGAAGATATAATAACGGACGATGTTCCGTCTACAGCCGAATTTGAGTGTGAAGCATCGCAGATCGATGAAATCTACGCGATGGTGCCGCCCGATTTGCTAAGTTTGGAAAAGCCGGAGAACTTGGAAAACACTCGCGTGAACCGTGAGACTTTGTTAAAGATTAGAGAGCTTCTACAATCCCTCTCCAAATCGGTCTCGCATTTCCACAATGCGTCCGGTCAGGAAAAGGAAACGTTCGTGCACAACTGCGAGACTTTGTGCGCCATACTGGGTCCATTTGACTCCGACGTAAACGATATCAATGACTTGACTGACATTGTCAATGCCAGTTTAGATATGGAGCTCGCTAGGGCCCAACCACAACCAGCGTATAAAGTGCGTCACGTGAAAGTGGGAGTTCGCTTAGCGGAGGCTCTCTGTCGATTATCGAAGGGCCCGGTAATTCTGTTGAAGGTCGAAGCCCCGTACAAATTGCTATCCCTCTGTATGCGCGAGAATGTGGCGTTACCGGTGAAACTTTCCGCTCTGCGAGCCCTCGATGCCGCATTGATCAGCCCGATAATCGTGCAGGAGTTTCTAAAGAACAATCTGTATAGCAATGCACTAACAATGCTGGACTCGGCAAAGCTGGCCAGACTCAAATACGCCCTCAGCTCACTCTTCCGCAAAGTCCACGTGTACGAGTATCTAGAAGAAATCAAGAATTTCGACGAGTTCGGTTTAGCAGAGCTAATGAACGTTTACGTGTGCGCTCCGACGTTGATGGCGCAGCCTAAACGCCAGTTGCCAGCCGGTGCCCAGATGGAATTCGAACGAGAGCACACTCGCAATCCTCGCGCTCATCTGGTGGCTTATTTCGAACATCATAAACTGGCCCATCATCTTCTACTGGCGTTATCTTCTCCGAATTGCGATTTGCAGATGATCAAGTTAATCCGTCGCTTCCTCTTGCATCTCTCCAATACTAAGGAAGGCCTGTTCTACTTGTTGAAGGAAGTCGAAGTAGTTCGACTGATACTGAAAGCTCTGAAACACGATCTACCAGGCGCCGGGCGCATTCTAGCGTGGCGTCTTCAGGTCGCGCAGTGTCTAATTCGCCTGAGACAAACTTCCGACTGGACGATTTTGAAGAGATTGCACTCGTTCCTCATTTTTCCAGATGGTTTGCATGCCATTCTCACGATTCTGCCTCTGGATGACTTCATAGATATTCTGATCCCTTTTTTGTCGGATTCTAATCTCTGCGAGTTCGCCGCCGAAGTGATCTCCGCAGTTGTTCGTTATTCCGATAGGGTAGAGATCTTCCAGAACCGTGCGGAATTGATACTTGACAAAGCTCGCGAGCATGTCATCCTCAGGGACGTAATATCGTACTTGACAGTCGCGGCCCAAGCTTCTCATTGGGATTACTGCGACGTCTCCCCGTTGGTGACGATTATCAGGAAAAGCGCTGAGAAGGCTGCGTCGCTTCCCGGTCAGTTAATCACCGCCTGTAGAATCCTGCATTATCTCATCTTCCCATCAAATAACGACGTCGATCCTTTGGAGCCGTATGTTGAGCTGAAATACAGGAACGCTCTGACTCAACTATTTGCTGCTGACGGCCTCACCGCTCTGGTTGCCGTAATGGCAAACGTGTCCGAGTTCTATGAACAACCGTTCCTTCATCGTCCTGCCTTGACTGGTCGCAGAGGCATGGCGTTAATTGCCTTATTGCTTCCTTGCGTGAAACTGACCAGGGCGTTGCTCGAGAGACTTGTTAAGTGCATGGCGACGGACTTCAAAGATCTTACGGCCGTCGTTCCGTTGCTCGGAGTCTATTCCTTGATCGAAGCCATCCCGTCTAACTTAATGGTGCAGACTCTGTCCGAAGAAATTGTGGGAACGCTTCTGGTCTTCACCCAGGCCGTTGATTCCGACGGTTCTGGCAACGTGGCCAAATCACTATGGACTCAGATGCTTGGCGAAGTTCTAAAGATGATCTCCCTCCGTCCTTGCAACTTTGTGCCGGGTCTAAAGCTGCTAGCTCGTCTGCTACCACCTGTTCTAACGCCGAAAGAGACCACTACTGAAGACGCAACGAGGATCCTGGGCCTAAGAAAACTCTGGTCAGCACATCTTCAAGCTCAGGCAGCGAATCTCACTGAAACTCTTCGGCTACTCTGCACGAGTTGGAACGGAGACGTCTTACTTCTTTTATCGACAGTTTGCAAGCAACTAAGCGACCTAGCAGCACCGACAGCTCTTTTAGTTGGAAGATGTCTTTTAGATGGTATTTTAGCAGCCACTCCTCTAGAAAACAATATTCCTATTCTCGCTCTAATCAGCGATCTGGCCAGACATGCGCCTATGAAAGCTACTTTATTGACCTTAACCAGCCCGGCGTCCAGAGCGCAAGTAAAGTCCGATCAAAAATATCCGCCAGTTATCGAGATGATGTGCTCTACTCTGAAAAGTAGCAGCGATGTTAACGTACAGTACGAGATCCTCAGCATCTTCGAGACTCTGTGTAACTGCAGCCTTAGTCTAGTACAAGAAGACAACGAACCTTTGGAGAAGAGACTGACGCACTCGGTGCCCAGCAAGGAACCTCTTTTATCTATCCTCGCGGCTCTAATCGATATCCTAGCAATCAGCACAAAGTTCCAGTTGGATGTGATAGAAAATACGTTGCACATCCTCTTGTCCCTCAGCAACCACAATTATGGTCTGTATCATGTAAAGAGCTGCCTGGAAAACAACCCTGGAGCCTTGCGCGCGCTCCTAGACCACGTGTCCGGCTTGGAAGAGTCCGAAACAAACCCCGTCGTGGGTTTGACCGTGACTTTCCTAGAGAACCTAATCGCTTCTGACTCGGAAGCGAGGACCTTGCATCTACGCGCACAGCAATTGGCATTCTTGATATCTTGGGAGAAGAACGATCATCCCTTAGAGAAATTGAAACGCGCAAAAGATCTGACAGAAATTTTAAGAACCTctgaagagaaagaagaaaaagaacctATCCCGGAGATGTTGGAGCCTCTGTTGCCAACCCCGGAAGCACTATTGAATCAGTTCTCACAAAGATGTACGATTAATAATAGTCCAGTCCGACCCAAGAAGTTCGCATTCACGGCCAATCAGACACAAACTGAAGATACGGTAGACTTGTTAGCGCTCGCCACTGAATTACTGCCCGCTGACTTTAATCTGTTAGCGGAGGCGCAAAACCTATGTTCTAAAATACCTCCTGATGACGCCACTCAACCTCTGCAATCAAAACCCCAGGATGAAGAACAGGAAAGCAGAACGGAAAAACAGATTTCCCCAATGGCAAAATCAAAACAACCATTTG TAACACCAGTGCGAGGTCGAACACAGTTCGCCAATTCTCTACGAGGTGGTCCAGTAGGCGGAGGAGTGGGTAGAGGGTCCGATCCCTTCCGATCGAGGCCGCCCAATACCTCGAGACCACCGTCTCTTCACGTGGATGAATTCGTGGCGCTGGAAACATGCGGGGCTCAGCCAACCGGTCCTACCGGATACAACAAGCTGAACATCCGTGGAACGTGCCCGTCGCGTGCTATCAGCAGCGGTACCAGGAGTCGACCCTGGACCCAAGAAATTCGTCCCACGTACCTTCGCTAA
- the Vir gene encoding protein virilizer isoform X1 — protein sequence MDNTELLFFDTFSHEISEELNLDLVQFPKPVYISEVRIIPLGARVQADFPGGVRLGATNPSQFEIEFFVNDLSKPGASTFEFLGGLEYKQNIHIQLECERKQIPTDGLVLRGWYTTITLAVYGTLTKSLNNPQEVISSAAGSTACVSSIEENPETAVQIPSEQQSEWYYENQHQTSLSQETCVTATPSPQPIQVVEPSRTSTSDTGKTESRQWEEETSNAGEKSSKRPLSPPLESLISLSPESISAEEEEAEQQEASEPETGEPFEPILSDEDIITDDVPSTAEFECEASQIDEIYAMVPPDLLSLEKPENLENTRVNRETLLKIRELLQSLSKSVSHFHNASGQEKETFVHNCETLCAILGPFDSDVNDINDLTDIVNASLDMELARAQPQPAYKVRHVKVGVRLAEALCRLSKGPVILLKVEAPYKLLSLCMRENVALPVKLSALRALDAALISPIIVQEFLKNNLYSNALTMLDSAKLARLKYALSSLFRKVHVYEYLEEIKNFDEFGLAELMNVYVCAPTLMAQPKRQLPAGAQMEFEREHTRNPRAHLVAYFEHHKLAHHLLLALSSPNCDLQMIKLIRRFLLHLSNTKEGLFYLLKEVEVVRLILKALKHDLPGAGRILAWRLQVAQCLIRLRQTSDWTILKRLHSFLIFPDGLHAILTILPLDDFIDILIPFLSDSNLCEFAAEVISAVVRYSDRVEIFQNRAELILDKAREHVILRDVISYLTVAAQASHWDYCDVSPLVTIIRKSAEKAASLPGQLITACRILHYLIFPSNNDVDPLEPYVELKYRNALTQLFAADGLTALVAVMANVSEFYEQPFLHRPALTGRRGMALIALLLPCVKLTRALLERLVKCMATDFKDLTAVVPLLGVYSLIEAIPSNLMVQTLSEEIVGTLLVFTQAVDSDGSGNVAKSLWTQMLGEVLKMISLRPCNFVPGLKLLARLLPPVLTPKETTTEDATRILGLRKLWSAHLQAQAANLTETLRLLCTSWNGDVLLLLSTVCKQLSDLAAPTALLVGRCLLDGILAATPLENNIPILALISDLARHAPMKATLLTLTSPASRAQVKSDQKYPPVIEMMCSTLKSSSDVNVQYEILSIFETLCNCSLSLVQEDNEPLEKRLTHSVPSKEPLLSILAALIDILAISTKFQLDVIENTLHILLSLSNHNYGLYHVKSCLENNPGALRALLDHVSGLEESETNPVVGLTVTFLENLIASDSEARTLHLRAQQLAFLISWEKNDHPLEKLKRAKDLTEILRTSEEKEEKEPIPEMLEPLLPTPEALLNQFSQRCTINNSPVRPKKFAFTANQTQTEDTVDLLALATELLPADFNLLAEAQNLCSKIPPDDATQPLQSKPQDEEQESRTEKQISPMAKSKQPFVTPVRGRTQFANSLRGGPVGGGVGRGSDPFRSRPPNTSRPPSLHVDEFVALETCGAQPTGPTGYNKLNIRGTCPSRAISSGTRSRPWTQEIRPTYLR from the exons ATGGATAACACCGAATTGCTGTTCTTCGATACATTTTCCCACGAAATTTCAGAG gAATTGAATTTGGACCTGGTGCAATTTCCCAAGCCTGTTTATATTAGCGAAGTAAGAATAATTCCTCTGGGTGCCAGAGTACAGGCAGACTTTCCAGGAGGAGTGCGACTTGG aGCGACCAATCCTTCTCAATTCGAGATCGAGTTTTTCGTGAACGATCTCAGCAAACCTGGAGCCTCCACCTTCGAGTTTTTAGGTGGTTTAGAGTACAAGCAGAACATCCACATCCAACTGGAATGCGAACGGAAACAAATACCAACGGATGGGTTGGTGCTGAGAGGATGGTATACCACCATAACGTTGGCGGTGTACGGTACCCTAACCAAATCACTGAACAATCCCCAGGAAGTCATCAGTTCGGCAGCTGGCTCCACCGCTTGCGTCAGCTCCATAGAAGAAAATCCTGAAACTGCTGTGCAAATTCCTTCCGAGCAGCAGTCTGAATGGTATTACGAGAATCAGCATCAAACGAGTTTATCG CAGGAAACATGCGTAACGGCAACTCCATCGCCACAACCGATCCAGGTGGTTGAACCGTCCAGGACGTCTACATCGGACACAGGAAAGACGGAATCGAGACAATGGGAAGAAGAGACGTCCAACGCAGGCGAAAAATCGTCGAAGCGACCTTTGTCTCCTCCTCTCGAATCCCTGATCTCTCTGAGTCCCGAGTCCATCTCCgccgaagaagaagaagcggaGCAGCAAGAAGCTAGCGAGCCGGAAACTGGCGAGCCTTTCGAGCCGATATTATCGGACGAAGATATAATAACGGACGATGTTCCGTCTACAGCCGAATTTGAGTGTGAAGCATCGCAGATCGATGAAATCTACGCGATGGTGCCGCCCGATTTGCTAAGTTTGGAAAAGCCGGAGAACTTGGAAAACACTCGCGTGAACCGTGAGACTTTGTTAAAGATTAGAGAGCTTCTACAATCCCTCTCCAAATCGGTCTCGCATTTCCACAATGCGTCCGGTCAGGAAAAGGAAACGTTCGTGCACAACTGCGAGACTTTGTGCGCCATACTGGGTCCATTTGACTCCGACGTAAACGATATCAATGACTTGACTGACATTGTCAATGCCAGTTTAGATATGGAGCTCGCTAGGGCCCAACCACAACCAGCGTATAAAGTGCGTCACGTGAAAGTGGGAGTTCGCTTAGCGGAGGCTCTCTGTCGATTATCGAAGGGCCCGGTAATTCTGTTGAAGGTCGAAGCCCCGTACAAATTGCTATCCCTCTGTATGCGCGAGAATGTGGCGTTACCGGTGAAACTTTCCGCTCTGCGAGCCCTCGATGCCGCATTGATCAGCCCGATAATCGTGCAGGAGTTTCTAAAGAACAATCTGTATAGCAATGCACTAACAATGCTGGACTCGGCAAAGCTGGCCAGACTCAAATACGCCCTCAGCTCACTCTTCCGCAAAGTCCACGTGTACGAGTATCTAGAAGAAATCAAGAATTTCGACGAGTTCGGTTTAGCAGAGCTAATGAACGTTTACGTGTGCGCTCCGACGTTGATGGCGCAGCCTAAACGCCAGTTGCCAGCCGGTGCCCAGATGGAATTCGAACGAGAGCACACTCGCAATCCTCGCGCTCATCTGGTGGCTTATTTCGAACATCATAAACTGGCCCATCATCTTCTACTGGCGTTATCTTCTCCGAATTGCGATTTGCAGATGATCAAGTTAATCCGTCGCTTCCTCTTGCATCTCTCCAATACTAAGGAAGGCCTGTTCTACTTGTTGAAGGAAGTCGAAGTAGTTCGACTGATACTGAAAGCTCTGAAACACGATCTACCAGGCGCCGGGCGCATTCTAGCGTGGCGTCTTCAGGTCGCGCAGTGTCTAATTCGCCTGAGACAAACTTCCGACTGGACGATTTTGAAGAGATTGCACTCGTTCCTCATTTTTCCAGATGGTTTGCATGCCATTCTCACGATTCTGCCTCTGGATGACTTCATAGATATTCTGATCCCTTTTTTGTCGGATTCTAATCTCTGCGAGTTCGCCGCCGAAGTGATCTCCGCAGTTGTTCGTTATTCCGATAGGGTAGAGATCTTCCAGAACCGTGCGGAATTGATACTTGACAAAGCTCGCGAGCATGTCATCCTCAGGGACGTAATATCGTACTTGACAGTCGCGGCCCAAGCTTCTCATTGGGATTACTGCGACGTCTCCCCGTTGGTGACGATTATCAGGAAAAGCGCTGAGAAGGCTGCGTCGCTTCCCGGTCAGTTAATCACCGCCTGTAGAATCCTGCATTATCTCATCTTCCCATCAAATAACGACGTCGATCCTTTGGAGCCGTATGTTGAGCTGAAATACAGGAACGCTCTGACTCAACTATTTGCTGCTGACGGCCTCACCGCTCTGGTTGCCGTAATGGCAAACGTGTCCGAGTTCTATGAACAACCGTTCCTTCATCGTCCTGCCTTGACTGGTCGCAGAGGCATGGCGTTAATTGCCTTATTGCTTCCTTGCGTGAAACTGACCAGGGCGTTGCTCGAGAGACTTGTTAAGTGCATGGCGACGGACTTCAAAGATCTTACGGCCGTCGTTCCGTTGCTCGGAGTCTATTCCTTGATCGAAGCCATCCCGTCTAACTTAATGGTGCAGACTCTGTCCGAAGAAATTGTGGGAACGCTTCTGGTCTTCACCCAGGCCGTTGATTCCGACGGTTCTGGCAACGTGGCCAAATCACTATGGACTCAGATGCTTGGCGAAGTTCTAAAGATGATCTCCCTCCGTCCTTGCAACTTTGTGCCGGGTCTAAAGCTGCTAGCTCGTCTGCTACCACCTGTTCTAACGCCGAAAGAGACCACTACTGAAGACGCAACGAGGATCCTGGGCCTAAGAAAACTCTGGTCAGCACATCTTCAAGCTCAGGCAGCGAATCTCACTGAAACTCTTCGGCTACTCTGCACGAGTTGGAACGGAGACGTCTTACTTCTTTTATCGACAGTTTGCAAGCAACTAAGCGACCTAGCAGCACCGACAGCTCTTTTAGTTGGAAGATGTCTTTTAGATGGTATTTTAGCAGCCACTCCTCTAGAAAACAATATTCCTATTCTCGCTCTAATCAGCGATCTGGCCAGACATGCGCCTATGAAAGCTACTTTATTGACCTTAACCAGCCCGGCGTCCAGAGCGCAAGTAAAGTCCGATCAAAAATATCCGCCAGTTATCGAGATGATGTGCTCTACTCTGAAAAGTAGCAGCGATGTTAACGTACAGTACGAGATCCTCAGCATCTTCGAGACTCTGTGTAACTGCAGCCTTAGTCTAGTACAAGAAGACAACGAACCTTTGGAGAAGAGACTGACGCACTCGGTGCCCAGCAAGGAACCTCTTTTATCTATCCTCGCGGCTCTAATCGATATCCTAGCAATCAGCACAAAGTTCCAGTTGGATGTGATAGAAAATACGTTGCACATCCTCTTGTCCCTCAGCAACCACAATTATGGTCTGTATCATGTAAAGAGCTGCCTGGAAAACAACCCTGGAGCCTTGCGCGCGCTCCTAGACCACGTGTCCGGCTTGGAAGAGTCCGAAACAAACCCCGTCGTGGGTTTGACCGTGACTTTCCTAGAGAACCTAATCGCTTCTGACTCGGAAGCGAGGACCTTGCATCTACGCGCACAGCAATTGGCATTCTTGATATCTTGGGAGAAGAACGATCATCCCTTAGAGAAATTGAAACGCGCAAAAGATCTGACAGAAATTTTAAGAACCTctgaagagaaagaagaaaaagaacctATCCCGGAGATGTTGGAGCCTCTGTTGCCAACCCCGGAAGCACTATTGAATCAGTTCTCACAAAGATGTACGATTAATAATAGTCCAGTCCGACCCAAGAAGTTCGCATTCACGGCCAATCAGACACAAACTGAAGATACGGTAGACTTGTTAGCGCTCGCCACTGAATTACTGCCCGCTGACTTTAATCTGTTAGCGGAGGCGCAAAACCTATGTTCTAAAATACCTCCTGATGACGCCACTCAACCTCTGCAATCAAAACCCCAGGATGAAGAACAGGAAAGCAGAACGGAAAAACAGATTTCCCCAATGGCAAAATCAAAACAACCATTTG TAACACCAGTGCGAGGTCGAACACAGTTCGCCAATTCTCTACGAGGTGGTCCAGTAGGCGGAGGAGTGGGTAGAGGGTCCGATCCCTTCCGATCGAGGCCGCCCAATACCTCGAGACCACCGTCTCTTCACGTGGATGAATTCGTGGCGCTGGAAACATGCGGGGCTCAGCCAACCGGTCCTACCGGATACAACAAGCTGAACATCCGTGGAACGTGCCCGTCGCGTGCTATCAGCAGCGGTACCAGGAGTCGACCCTGGACCCAAGAAATTCGTCCCACGTACCTTCGCTAA
- the LOC139821640 gene encoding pentatricopeptide repeat-containing protein 1, mitochondrial → MFCQKFRSTIKLKNVIGYVTELNHSIAAKQCKNECLQHRSLLPVSNFCTQKLPKSADVFGDISGRKFERAPMDEREQEEEDFQDREGCIPRRLKPSMGQYAKMIKSNISKNDLNSALKVLDSMMENHDKPTLYLYNLLLRAFAKQGDIKRCFGLYTKARKRGLQPNAATYTSLFNACALADNKKIALEHLNNFRKSLSQQQFPANETHYNAMVKAYSWHGQIVEAFQLADEMRDRSIPIGESTYNSLFHGAISDKEAGLRHALIVWHLMHLKNIKPTLTTYNLLLRAMRDTNLGNLKPDDVLLSGLDQTRISITEGERPDLLASPPVMSTLLPLGEKRNIMQRDTDANIRKKSVNLNDVFINNRLILFGGLEGFLDRMFNDGVKPDAKTITLLLDLIPNSTPAEDLLIKVADDKNIELDIDFFNMVIKRRSMRFDYKAAKEVIKIAEKKRLSPNVMTFGVLALGCQECGEAQEFLAGIEAFGYKPNSVIMGTLLKTACHKKDFKYLLFVMNYMMENKMRPSEQAVKSLEEFSKELSKMEKPTGKYRLRKQKRLEENIEKFEQQYPKWQKTIKQ, encoded by the exons atgttttgtcaaaaatttcgCTCAACAATCAAACTAAAAAACGTCATAGGTTATGTCACTGAATTAAATCACTCTATCGCAGCAAAACAAT GCAAGAATGAGTGTTTGCAGCACAGATCTCTACTCCCGGTCAGCAATTTTTGCACGCAGAAGCTCCCGAAGAGCGCCGATGTCTTCGGGGATATCTCCGGCAGGAAGTTTGAGCGCGCTCCCATGGACGAGCGCGAACAGGAAGAGGAGGATTTTCAGGATAGGGAAGGGTGCATTCCACGTCGACTGAAGCCGAGCATGGGCCAGTACGCTAAGATGATCAAGTCGAATATATCTAAAAACGATTTGAATTCCGCTTTGAAAGTGCTCGATTCGATGATGGAGAACCACGACAAGCCCACGTTGTACTTGTACAATCTTCTGTTGCGTGCGTTTGCCAAGCAGGGCGACATAAAGCGATGCTTCGGTCTGTACACCAAGGCGAGGAAGCGCGGATTGCAGCCGAACGCGGCGACCTACACCAGTCTGTTCAATGCGTGCGCTTTAGCCGACAACAAAAAGATAGCTTTGGAACATTTGAACAACTTTCGAAAGTCACTTTCTCAGCAACAGTTTCCAGCGAACGAAACGCACTACAACGCTATGGTAAAGGCGTACAGTTGGCACGGTCAGATCGTCGAGGCATTTCAGTTGGCGGACGAGATGAGGGACAGATCTATTCCCATCGGGGAGAGCACCTACAACTCCCTGTTTCACGGGGCGATTTCGGACAAGGAAGCCGGCCTGCGTCACGCTCTGATCGTGTGGCACTTAATGCACCTGAAGAATATTAAGCCGACTTTGACGACTTATAATCTTCTCTTGAGAGCGATGAGAGACACCAATTTGGGAAATTTGAAGCCCGACGATGTCCTTCTCTCAGGATTGGACCAGACTAGGATTTCAATAACGGAAGGCGAGAGGCCAGATCTGCTGGCCTCGCCGCCTGTTATGAGCACACTTTTACCGTTAGGAGAAAAACGGAACATTATGCAACGTGACACCGATGCAAATATACGGAAAAAATCGGTAAATTTGAACGATGTGTTTATCAATAATCGTCTGATTTTATTTGGTGGTCTAGAAGGATTTCTGGATCGAATGTTTAACGACGGTGTTAAGCCCGACGCCAAAACGATTACGCTACTCCTGGATTTAATTCCGAACTCGACACCCGCTGAAGATCTGCTCATCAAGGTTGCAGatgacaaaaatattgaactgGATATCGATTTCTTTAATATGGTCATTAAAAGGCGCAGCATGCGATTCGATTACAAAGCTGCAAAG gAGGTCATAAAAATAGCGGAGAAGAAAAGGCTCTCTCCAAACGTAATGACGTTCGGGGTCTTGGCGCTTGGTTGTCAAGAGTGCGGAGAAGCCCAAGAGTTCCTGGCAGGAATAGAGGCCTTTGGCTATAAACCCAATTCTGTAATCATGGGTACTCTCCTCAAAACAGCTTGccataaaaaagattttaaatatttgttgtttGTGATGAACTATATGATGGAAAACAAGATGAGACCCAGTGAGCAAGCCGTCAAATCCTTAGAGGAGTTTTCGAAAGAATTATCGAAGATGGAGAAACCGACA gGAAAATACAGACTTCGAAAACAGAAGCGTTTGGAAGAGAACATTGAGAAATTCGAACAGCAGTATCCTAAATGGCAAAAGACGATAAAACAGTGA